Proteins encoded within one genomic window of Halodesulfurarchaeum formicicum:
- a CDS encoding Cdc6/Cdc18 family protein, which translates to MEEEGHTSETHGAERDFEVDLDEVLEDESETDQGLFDDLLSGKPIFENKEVLRPSYTPHELPHRTDQINKMATILVAALRGETPSNILIYGKTGTGKTASAKFVSQELEATSEKYDVPCRVEYINCEVTDTQYRVLAQLANTFIERNQAYVEDRLTDLEDLHERARVDSAILADSNYDSLGDLQAEIDRLEADRAEMEPVPMTGWPTDRVYSTFFEAVDYVERVAVIMLDEIDKLVEKSGDDVLYNLSRMNSELENSRVSIIGISNDLKFTDFLDPRVKSSLGEEEIVFPPYDANQLRDILTHRADVSFKDDALSEDVIPLCAAFAAQEHGDARRALDLLRTAGELAEREQAEQVTEEHVRKAQDKIELDRVVEVVRTLPTQSKLVLYAIVLHEKHGVRNINTGEVYNIYKRLCTEIDADVLTQRRVTDLISELDMLGIVNAVVVSKGRYGRTKEISLSVPVDETETVLQADSRIGDVGDVSPFLQARFDGDHN; encoded by the coding sequence ATGGAAGAGGAAGGCCACACATCGGAAACACACGGGGCGGAACGAGACTTCGAGGTGGATCTCGACGAGGTCCTCGAAGACGAGTCCGAGACCGATCAGGGACTCTTCGACGATCTCCTCTCGGGCAAACCCATCTTCGAGAACAAGGAGGTCCTCCGTCCCTCCTATACGCCACACGAACTGCCACATCGGACCGACCAGATCAACAAGATGGCGACGATCCTCGTCGCCGCGCTCCGCGGGGAGACGCCCTCGAACATCCTCATCTACGGGAAGACCGGGACCGGGAAGACCGCGAGCGCGAAGTTCGTCAGCCAGGAGCTCGAGGCGACCTCCGAGAAGTACGACGTCCCCTGTCGAGTCGAGTACATCAACTGTGAGGTGACCGACACCCAGTACCGAGTCCTGGCTCAGCTCGCGAACACGTTCATCGAACGCAACCAGGCCTACGTCGAGGACCGACTGACCGATCTCGAGGACCTCCACGAGCGTGCCCGCGTGGATTCTGCCATCCTGGCGGACTCGAACTACGATTCACTCGGGGATCTCCAGGCCGAGATCGACCGACTCGAAGCCGATCGGGCCGAGATGGAGCCGGTCCCGATGACCGGGTGGCCAACCGACCGGGTGTACTCGACGTTCTTCGAGGCCGTGGACTACGTCGAGCGGGTCGCGGTCATCATGCTCGACGAGATCGACAAACTCGTCGAGAAAAGCGGTGACGACGTCCTTTATAATCTCTCCCGGATGAACTCGGAACTGGAGAACTCACGGGTCTCGATCATCGGCATCTCGAACGATCTGAAGTTTACTGACTTCCTCGACCCGCGAGTCAAGTCCAGCCTGGGCGAGGAGGAGATCGTCTTCCCGCCCTACGACGCCAACCAACTCCGGGACATTTTGACCCACCGGGCGGACGTCTCCTTCAAGGACGATGCCCTCTCCGAGGATGTTATTCCCCTCTGTGCGGCGTTTGCCGCTCAGGAGCACGGTGACGCCCGACGTGCCCTCGATCTGCTCCGGACCGCGGGGGAACTCGCCGAACGCGAACAGGCCGAACAGGTCACCGAGGAACACGTTCGGAAGGCCCAGGACAAGATCGAACTCGATCGGGTCGTCGAGGTCGTCCGGACCCTCCCCACGCAGTCGAAACTCGTCCTCTATGCCATCGTCCTCCACGAGAAACACGGGGTGCGGAACATCAACACCGGCGAGGTCTACAACATCTACAAGCGACTTTGCACCGAAATCGACGCCGACGTGTTGACCCAGCGCCGGGTCACCGATCTCATCAGCGAACTCGACATGCTCGGGATCGTCAACGCGGTCGTGGTGAGCAAGGGTCGTTACGGCCGGACCAAGGAGATCAGCCTCTCGGTCCCGGTCGACGAGACCGAGACGGTCCTGCAGGCGGACTCACGCATCGGTGACGTGGGGGATGTGTCTCCGTTCCTCCAGGCGCGTTTCGATGGCGATCACAACTGA
- a CDS encoding winged helix-turn-helix domain-containing protein produces the protein MVAGPLRDVDTPDTQAVFAALEDSDCRRIIEHLDDPRTAKELSENCDLPLSTTYRKLDILTEASLLSERTVIQSDGHHTTQYEVAFERVQIGLDEDHDIEVAIQRQPESTDERLETLWAEVRRET, from the coding sequence ATGGTAGCTGGTCCGCTGAGGGACGTCGACACGCCCGATACCCAGGCCGTGTTCGCCGCCCTCGAGGACAGCGATTGCCGCCGGATCATCGAGCATCTGGACGATCCGCGAACGGCAAAAGAACTCTCCGAGAACTGCGATCTGCCGCTCTCGACGACCTACCGGAAACTCGACATTCTCACCGAGGCCTCGTTGCTCTCCGAGCGGACCGTGATCCAGTCGGATGGACACCACACGACCCAGTACGAGGTCGCCTTCGAACGGGTTCAGATCGGCCTCGACGAGGACCACGACATCGAGGTCGCGATCCAGCGCCAGCCCGAGTCGACGGACGAACGGCTTGAAACCCTCTGGGCGGAGGTGCGACGCGAAACATGA
- a CDS encoding DUF7521 family protein, producing MIDPMGFIVLLKSASLLLGGLITFYAFRAYNRTQARPLKLLSVGFGIVTLGALLGGVVDTFLVMTREWAITVESALAVIGFGVILYSLYAN from the coding sequence ATGATCGACCCGATGGGATTTATCGTCCTCCTGAAAAGCGCCTCGCTGCTGCTGGGCGGGCTCATCACGTTCTACGCGTTCCGGGCCTACAACCGGACCCAGGCCCGCCCCCTCAAGCTCCTCTCGGTCGGGTTCGGCATCGTCACGCTCGGGGCCCTGCTGGGTGGGGTCGTCGACACGTTTCTCGTCATGACACGCGAGTGGGCGATCACGGTCGAGAGCGCCCTCGCCGTGATCGGCTTTGGCGTGATTCTCTACTCGCTTTACGCTAATTGA
- a CDS encoding S26 family signal peptidase, with translation MGRDEGTKETRWGDRPEEEGRSDSRHTRGPTRRRSQDTRPDPRSSPRAALTWLGTTDHSTVQFLREIVVSLLIVVAVGFVLFAISGVWPPLVAVESDSMEPHLQKGDLVLVMDENRFEPAFAVGDTGVVTAAAGAENDYHRFGGPGDVIVYRPSGSAAATPIIHRAHLYVEADENWYDRADPDVIDASSCADLAACPAPHAGFITKGDNRVTNDYYDQTRGISTVVEPEWVKGRAVVRIPWVGWIRLVASDLTLPGLSATLFAGGTIGIGPGSQLA, from the coding sequence ATGGGTCGTGACGAGGGGACAAAAGAGACCAGGTGGGGCGATCGGCCCGAAGAGGAGGGCCGTTCCGATTCCCGTCACACACGCGGGCCCACGCGTCGTCGGTCCCAGGACACCCGTCCAGATCCACGTTCCAGCCCCCGAGCGGCGCTTACCTGGCTCGGGACGACAGATCACAGCACCGTGCAGTTCCTGCGAGAGATCGTCGTCAGTTTGCTGATCGTGGTTGCGGTCGGATTCGTCCTCTTTGCGATCAGCGGCGTGTGGCCACCGCTGGTCGCCGTCGAGAGCGACAGCATGGAGCCACACCTCCAGAAGGGCGATCTCGTGCTCGTGATGGACGAAAACCGGTTCGAGCCGGCATTCGCCGTCGGAGACACGGGCGTCGTCACGGCGGCGGCCGGGGCCGAAAACGATTACCACCGGTTCGGTGGGCCTGGTGACGTGATCGTCTATCGCCCCTCCGGTTCGGCCGCCGCGACACCGATCATCCATCGTGCGCATCTCTACGTCGAAGCCGACGAGAACTGGTACGATCGGGCCGACCCGGACGTAATCGACGCCAGTTCGTGTGCGGATCTGGCCGCCTGCCCGGCTCCCCACGCCGGGTTCATCACGAAGGGGGACAACCGGGTGACCAACGACTACTACGATCAGACCAGGGGCATCAGTACCGTCGTCGAGCCCGAGTGGGTCAAGGGACGGGCCGTCGTCCGGATTCCCTGGGTGGGCTGGATTCGACTCGTCGCCTCGGACCTGACGTTACCGGGGCTCTCGGCCACCCTCTTCGCTGGCGGCACAATCGGGATCGGCCCGGGTTCTCAATTAGCGTAA
- a CDS encoding DNA-directed DNA polymerase II small subunit, with translation MPRASPVRIVKQLTAAGYNADREAVTLLAGAPDPDRAVEALLDQIESETVTITAGEVRAVLNGATHRTDDTTVSGGGETSTNRSKAAASAAEVTGVEQADQEASNRSPRDPAEPIVHGDMTGESTGTGEYEDFVSVFRDRYERLSAMLRGRVKHRPTDALESMPGGAEGALIGLVTDIRSTRNGHWLVELEDTNGTFPALVMKDREFASAVEELLLDEVIAVQGTLSDDGGILFVDDLFFPDVPRTFEPSTADRHVQAALVSDLHVGSQEFLDGAWADFADWLHSPAADAVEYLLIAGDMVEGVGVYPDQDEELDIIDIYEQYEAFSERLKAVPGDMEIVMVPGNHDAVRLAEPQPAFEPELRKIMSAHDAHIYSNPSTVTLEGVSILLYHGVSLDELVAELPMPEVSYDQPDQAMAQLLKKRHVAPKYGGKNRIAPEKQDYLVIEDIPDVVHSGHVHKLGVGAYNDVRLVNSGCFQGQTAFQRSVNISPDVGTAPILDLDTLEVTVRKFA, from the coding sequence GTGCCGCGTGCGTCGCCCGTCCGGATCGTGAAACAGCTCACCGCGGCCGGCTACAACGCCGATCGCGAAGCCGTCACGCTGTTAGCCGGCGCGCCGGACCCGGACCGAGCCGTCGAGGCCCTTCTCGACCAGATCGAGTCCGAGACGGTGACTATCACTGCCGGGGAGGTACGGGCGGTCCTGAACGGGGCCACCCACCGAACCGACGATACCACCGTTTCGGGTGGAGGGGAAACAAGCACAAATCGATCGAAAGCGGCCGCGTCCGCAGCTGAAGTAACGGGGGTCGAACAGGCCGATCAGGAAGCGTCAAATCGATCGCCCCGCGACCCGGCTGAACCCATCGTCCACGGGGACATGACCGGCGAGAGCACTGGAACCGGCGAGTACGAGGACTTCGTGTCCGTGTTTCGGGACCGCTACGAACGGCTTTCGGCCATGCTTCGCGGGCGGGTCAAACACCGCCCGACCGACGCGCTCGAATCGATGCCCGGGGGCGCTGAGGGCGCGCTCATCGGGCTGGTGACCGACATCCGTTCGACGCGAAACGGGCACTGGCTCGTCGAACTCGAGGACACGAACGGAACCTTCCCGGCGTTGGTGATGAAAGACCGGGAGTTCGCCTCGGCCGTCGAGGAACTCCTTCTCGACGAAGTCATCGCCGTCCAGGGAACGCTCTCCGACGATGGCGGGATTCTCTTCGTCGATGACCTCTTTTTCCCCGACGTTCCCCGGACGTTCGAACCCTCGACCGCCGACAGACACGTGCAGGCCGCCCTGGTGAGTGACCTCCACGTCGGGAGCCAGGAGTTCCTCGACGGGGCCTGGGCGGATTTCGCCGACTGGCTGCACTCACCCGCGGCCGACGCCGTCGAGTACCTGCTGATCGCCGGGGACATGGTCGAGGGCGTGGGGGTCTACCCCGACCAGGACGAGGAACTCGATATTATCGACATCTACGAGCAGTACGAGGCCTTCTCGGAGCGGCTCAAGGCCGTCCCCGGGGACATGGAGATCGTGATGGTCCCCGGCAACCACGACGCGGTGCGACTGGCCGAACCCCAGCCGGCTTTCGAGCCCGAACTGCGGAAGATCATGTCAGCTCACGACGCCCATATCTACAGCAATCCCTCGACAGTCACCCTGGAGGGAGTCTCGATCCTGCTCTATCACGGCGTCTCCCTGGACGAACTCGTCGCGGAGCTCCCCATGCCGGAGGTCAGTTACGACCAGCCGGATCAGGCCATGGCCCAGCTCCTGAAGAAACGCCACGTCGCCCCGAAGTACGGTGGGAAGAACCGGATCGCCCCGGAGAAACAGGACTATCTCGTCATCGAAGACATCCCGGACGTGGTACACTCGGGCCACGTTCACAAACTCGGTGTCGGAGCTTACAACGACGTCAGACTGGTGAACTCCGGCTGTTTCCAGGGCCAGACCGCTTTCCAGCGGAGCGTCAACATCTCCCCCGACGTGGGGACCGCGCCGATTCTGGATCTGGACACCCTTGAGGTAACCGTGCGGAAGTTCGCCTGA